Genomic segment of Pochonia chlamydosporia 170 chromosome 1, whole genome shotgun sequence:
TGACATTAAGCTAACTTAGCAGCTCTGTCGCTGCCTCCAATAGCCATGGCAACTCTTGGGACACAAGAATCCCTCTCATCCTCAGTTTCAAATGCCCTGGAAACGCCCGAAGCCACGAAAACCACCCCGCAGCTCGTCCACAGTCTCAAACACAGCAGCACagtcctcgccctcgccgtCAGCCCGAAGCACGACTCGATATATGCAGGCACTCAAGACGGTGAAattgtggtctggtccttggACACATTCCATCAGCTTCGGCAAGTCCAAGCGCACAAGCGAAGCATCCTATCGCTGTTTCTATCTCCAGACTCGTCACTACTTTTCTCGAGTGCTGGTGACGCAGTGGTAAATGTGTGGTGTCCCAGGAGCTTGCGAAGACTCTACGAAATTTACGGCGTACATGACGTTGGCGATATCTTCTGCACCGCATATAGTGTCCAACATGATACGCTGTACATTGGAGCGCAGAATACGACCATACAATGGGTGAAGCTAGGCGATCCCTCCAGTAAGGTGTCTCCAGATTCGCAAAGTCACCCGGATCGACGAAGTCACCGATTTTTCGACTCAAAAGCCGTTGGAGGCGGGGCCACGCCGAGAAGGAATGAAGAACGGTGGGCTCTCATACCCCGAGCCCAGTCGGTTCTAGAGATAGACAGTGGAAGCATTCGTCACTTTGCACACAATGGCTATGTATACTGCATGTTGATGGCCAAAGGTCCCACTGTTGAAGTCGACGCAGATGACGACGTCCTCATCtctggcggtggtgatggtACTATCAAGCTGTGGAATCTGACTGGGTCACGTACGAATGGCCGAGACCACATGGGTGACAACCCTCCCGGAGGTATCGAGGAAATCATGACGCTTGGCGCAGATGATGCCGAATCTGTCCTGTCGCTTGCCCTTGACGGCTCGTTTCTGTACGCCGGCAAGCTCGATGGCATAGTAGAGCTCTGGGATTTGGATACAACGCAAAGGCTAAGGGTTATAAAAGCCCATGGTGGGGATGTGATGTCGTTACAAATGGGATGGGGGTGCCTCTGGGCTGGGTCGACAAATGGGTGGGCTAGCGTGAGTCCCTCTCTCATTTCCAGATCACAGAAGTTATATCTAACAGAACGACAGAAATATAGCACTGCCCATTACTGTGCCCATCGTCATGTATCTTCCGGAGACGTTAGCCAGAAGTATCAGTGCCTTGGGAGGTGGAAAGCACACCAGGGCAAGATTCTGGCCTCTGCAGTTACCACGCACAAAACAGAGAAGTATTACATCACTGGTGCAAATGACGAGGACATCTCAATCTGGTCTGTCAAGGACCTCACAGCTTTGAAACCAACCACTTCAGAAAAGAGCAACGACTTGCTCCTTTCTACGTTGAGTGACTTTGTTTCGTATAAAACAGTATCTTCTCGGCCGGAGTATGCTGAAGACTGCCGCAGAGGTGCCACATTTCTGGGTTCTCTGTTCAAGAGGCTTGGCGGTCATGTTGAAATGCTTAGCACGGAGAAGGCGCATAACCCAGTAGTTTATGCCAGGTTCTCAGGCAAAAAAGAAGCATCAGAACAACGAAAGCGCATCCTCTTCTACGGACACTACGATGTTGTCGCAGCCGATGGTAAGAAAGGCAAGTGGGCCACCGATCCATTTACTGCGACGGGGGCCAACGGTTTCCTATATGGTCGAGGAGTCAGTGACAACAAGGGTCCCATCATTGCGGCATTGTATGCGGTTACAGATCTCATGCAAGCGCAGAAACTAGAAAACGACGTCATCTTTCTCATcgaaggtgaagaggagtTTGGTTCGCGGGGCTTTGAAGAGGCGGTAAAGAGGAACAAGGAGCTCATTGGAAATGTGGACTATATCCTGCTGGCCAATAGCTACTGGCTCAACGATGAGGTTCCATGCTTGACATACGGTCTCCGTGGTGTGCTTCATGCAACGATTTGCGTTGACTCCCCCAGGCCAGATATCCACTCTGGAGTGGACGGCTCTCATCTGTCGGACGAACCACTGACTGATCTAACTTGTGTTTTATCCAAGCTAAAAGGTCCCGGCAACAGAATCCAAATCCCTGGATTCTACGATGGCATTCCGCCCATTACgccagaggaggaagcaCGGTATGATGACatcgcctccatcatggtCCACCAACAATCACAGGCTGTTTCCGAAGAGAAGCTCAAACAGTCCCTCATGGCGAGGTGGCGGGAGCCCAACCTCACAATTCACCGATACAAGGTATCTGGCCCAGACGGGAGTCTAGTGAGCAGTCACGCCAGCTCACACATCAGTCTGCGACTAGTCCCAGGACAAGAAGTAGAAGATGTGTCCAAAGCAATGTCGTGGTTCCTCCGTCGCGAGTTTGACCTTCTTGAGTCTCAAAATCGGCTCAGCATCAATATCGACAATAAGGCTGAGCCATGGCTGGGCGATCCAACCAATCAGATATTCCGCACTCTGGGACAGGCTATTATCGAGGCATGGCCAGATCGGTTCGACCTAAGCGGCGCCCCCAATGGCAAAGTACAGGCTTCGTCGGTGGGCAAGTCATCCAAACCGCGAAAGCCATTATACATTAGAGAAGGCGGATCTATCCCAGCCATTCGGTTCTTAGAGAAGGAGTTCGGTGCTCCGGCAGCACATTTGCCTTGCGGACGGGCCAGTGACTCAGCCCATTTGGACAATGAGCGCATGAGTCTTATCAATCTGTTGAAAGCACGAGAAATTTTTGGCAAAGTTTTTGCACGACTATAGCGGGCGTAAAGACGAAAACTTGGTTGTCTGACACATTAAAATGTATTATATTAGTGACATCATAAACCGGGAAAATTGGAATACGGGTTCGGGCTGGATTGGTGGGCTGGCGTCTGGTGATGAATGGTATTTGGGTTTTCATATAAACTTGACAGTGTATCAATATTGGCTAAAATGGCAAGTCGTTCACCGGACTGGAGTTTGTAGAATAATGATGTGTCATCGCTTCATCTAAATGCAGCAAAAGGGCTAAATACAGACGCCGAACCACATACAACCATCCCTGTTCCTCAAATAGCAAACATGTTCTGAAACGAACTCTCAAGTAGAAAGCTGAACATAAAAGAAGGATTCCAATTTCAGTAGGTGTCAGCACAGGCCCGCCATAAAACAAAGGGAAAATCCAATCTCCGTGACAAAAGAATGCAAGACTGCCCTATAGTCCCCCATCGGAAGCAGACGAATCTGCCAAATGTCTCTCAAAAGTAATCCTTCCCCTGACAAAGCCACCGCCTGCAGAGCTCAACCAAACTTTCTCACCATCCATGACATCTTTCGCCATGATGGCCATTTCCGTCACGCCCGCATTCTCCAAAGCCCATCTTCTCGTGACACCCAGCTTGGTACCACTCTCCTGCCTCGGTGTTCGCCATCCCCAATTTCCACCCTCATCCTGCCTCCAGAAATAAATTGTCGTGAACCCACCGTCCATTACTTCGCCTTCTGTGTTTACCAGCAGCACCTCGCCTTGGATGAATGGCGTGGTTGGGTGCAAGCCAACGCGAGCTCTGGCTTCGGAATAGGGCGCTCGATAATTCGTCTTGTGGCGCGTAATTTGTGATGGGACCATGAATCTATCGTCCACATAAACCGGTATAATTGGGATTTGTTTTGACGACTTTTTATTAGGGGCAGGGAACTGTGTTGGGTAGAGAGGGATGGCGGTTACGTGCGGCCGTTGGCCTGACATGAGAGTGACTTGGCCATTCTTTTTAAATGCAATGCGAACAATAAAGAGATATTCTGGGTCAGAAGCGTCGGCGTGCTCCCAGTGGATGTGGTTTTCGATTTCTCGTAGCAGGATGTCAGATACGTTGGGTTGAGTTAGTGATGAGACGACGCGAGACCATTTCAACTCCTTGGCCGCGAGGAGGAGACGATCAACGGCATAGTCGAGCAGGTAGCATTGCTGGGGAGATGATGTGTGTACTGGATTGGGAGGGAGGCCGTGGGAGTATGTGAGGGTGGATGTTATTTCGAAGTTGGGGCTGGACGTGATGTCGTCGATGTCGGTCGTCGTGTGGCCGAGCATAGTATATTACTCCTTGGGTTTTTTGTCGATATCTTCGAGTATATGGTGTTGGAGTGAGATGCTGTGGTCGATAGAGGAGCTGATTATTGCGACCGTAAGCAATTCCCATATAAAATAGCCAAGCATGATATGGAACTGCGTTGGGTTGATGACATTTCTGGGCCAAGCTTGTCAGCATGGAGGAATTTGGGTCTTGATATTGTCTTGGACTAGAGTATGGGCTTCTATCGTTGTATTACCATCTCAGTCAGTCAGTATCGCCGAATAAGTGCGGCGAGACGATTCGGTTTCAGGCACGACATATCAGGAGATGTGGACATTGACTTCCTACGAGGCAGTCGAAAGAGGTCCTCATCGCGACGGGGAATTGGTGAGGCTGTGGGACTGAGTGATCGTATTACTAGCTGCGTAGGAAATTTCTAACAGGAACACAGTTGGTCGAAGCAGTGGATTCAAGATTCTTGTGTGAATTGATGcctgatgttggtgatgtggtttgtGTGAACCCCGTCCTCACCTCCGAAAGACGGAAGGAATacgttgttggcgatgcttaTTGGTCTAGATTTATCTTCAATATGGGTTTAAAACGTGCGCATGGTATGGGACAGATCCTGCAGGATCACAAGCTGCATCGGCTGCTGCCACATTTCCCCTTGCTCGCAGGAGATGCTTTATTTTGAATGGTGAAATGCTGTAGCTCGCCTTCAATAACGGGCACTACTGGGAGGGTTGGAATTTTTTTAATTTGGCGGATATATATAGCTTTTCTTTTGCAAATCGGGGACTTTAAAGGATATATGTTGCACATACACCAGCTTGTCAGATTACGTTGGATCCTGCTGTTGGCTAGTCGCTGCAGGCAACATGAGAATTGGACTGCTCCCACTCGATATTGGTATTGTGATAAGCAATACTTGATCCATATATTCCGGGGCTTCCCCGAAGATTGTTAGTCCATCTCCGAACACGAGGTTACTGATATTCGTAAACAAAGATGTTTCTACTTCAAGATTTAATCTCGAGCAAAGACATATGTTACATAAAGACACGATCGGCATGGGCGGACCAACCTGCCCGTCCGGCCAGCTTACCCTGCACCGGTATATGTTACCCGGTCGTTGGTTGCAATTCCCGTAGACAAGAGAACACATCGGCATTCCAGTATGCCGGAGCAGCCCACGGAGATGCCGAGCTAAAAATACCGTTCCCATGTCATGTAGACCGTGATGTGGCTGAGAGGGCTTTGCTCCTGTCCGAATTACCATTCTTGGCACCGGAACGGAGGAAACGGGGCCGATCCAAAGCCGTGATCCGGACCCTGTTTAGTTCAGCGGCTGAAGACTAAAACAATGACCAAGGGACAAGGGACCAGGTCCGAAATAAAGAGGGGCGGAAGCGGTGGAAACTTGTCATTACCTCGGCTTGTGACAAGTCGATTTACTAAGCTAGACTTTTGACGTGCTTCAATTCAGCCCTTCTGGTGACATGGCCATCATGATTCATGTTTAAAAACAAGACCTCTTTTAACAACTCACTGGCTTTAATAAGAGTAAAACAGACCCAAATATTGCTAAACGTATAGCCACACAAACTTACAACATCATGTCCAAGAACGCTGCTTGGGGACCGGACCAGGcccaagacgaagacgagttCATCCCTGCATCGGTTGAGAAGAACACGCAAGTTACGAGGCTTTCTGATCACATCTTCTCAGCCGACTTGTCGCCAGACCTATGCGTTGGCTCTGGTACGTCAATGTCTATGATTTCCCCAAAATGAACCACAGCTGACTTTTGCCTTCTCAGTCCCCAATGGCGGCTACGTTGCCTCCGTCATTCTTAGAGTAGCCCAAGAGTATCTCACACCCCAGAATCAACCCGATACTCTCAAGGTCCACATCCAATATCTCAACCGCACGGAAGCCGGTCCGGCATACCTCCTCGTCGAGGAAGCCAAAATGGGCCGCAACAGCTCCGTCCTCCACATCTCACTACACCAGCAGGGTCTCCTGGAAGCGCATCCCTGGCTAGACCCGgcatccaaatccaaaggCGAGGTGGTATCCTACGTGACCAACACGAACCTCGACAACGAGCAGGGCCTCACCCTCAACACAGGATGGATACTACCCTATGAGCCTGCCCCCGCAGACCTGGCCGTCATCCAGCAAGGCAAGGACACCAAATGGAAGCGTCTGCACATCCCGCTCATGAGTCGCGTATCAAGCGTCAACACACTGGAGTATTACTTCCAACGAAGTGGGCATGCTGCTCCCTCGACGCAGGACTACTGGCTGCGCTTTGCGAACGGCGAGCCGTTTACCAATATCTCGTTGGGGTTTGTGgcggatgctgctgctgcgttGATACCGGAGGCGTATCGCCAAAGGGATGGGAGTAAGCCGCTCAAGGAGGGGGAGATTGCGTTTGATCAGGCGTATTGGTATCcgacggtgacgatggccattgaggtgaagaagaagttggctgcTGAGGGGGAGGAGTGGTTGCGGATGAGGGCGGCGAGCAAGGCGATTAGCAATGGGAGGTCTGATATGGAGATTGTGCTGTTTGATGCGAGGGgcgatttggtggcgttgagTCATCATGTTTGTATGGCGGTGGACTTTTCTAGGAATATTAAAGAACGGAGGAGGCCGCAGGAGAAAAtctgatgatgaatgtgTGTGGATTTATACTTGTTTCATAGATTGTATATTGATCCGCGGTTCCTACTTGGTGTATAAAAAACACAAGACTATACCTTTTGTTGTGCTCCTCATCGACGCACACTGTAGACTGAAAACTCCGAGTCCAACATTCTTAATTAGCAATTGTCATTCGTCTTCCCCCTTCATTCACTGCTTCTCCTGCCAAACAGCCTCGACAAACCACAACTTGCCACTCGACTTCCACGCCCCCTGCCACACAAACCTCGTATCCGCTTCCTCAAACAGGGCCTTCCAGTCATTGACCTCTCTCTCGCGGCCATTACAGACAGTCTTCATCAGCACATCTAGCAGTCGGAAAGTCTTTTCCTCCATCGGCGGCGCAGCACCCGGAGCAGGCAACACCGCATCATTCATAATGACACGCGAGCCGTTCCTCATAGCTGGCACCAGAGCCCGCAGCACACGCACGACGTCCTTGTCCGGGAACGCGTGGAAGATGTGGCGGAGAAAGTATGCCTCCGCAACAGTAGGCTGCTCGTTGAAGAAATCGTGAGTTGTGAGCGCGACGCGGTCGGCTAAGTGGGAGGGAACcttgctggtgttggattTCGCACGCATCCCAGCCAGGTCCTGGACTTCAAAGGTCAAATTGGGGAAGGCTTcggcaatggccatggagacGTAGCCTTCGTTGCCGCCCATCTGTCACAAACGGCATGATTAGCCATGGGagtgtttttttttgtacAGCCTCAACAAATGTGTTTGCTGTCGTGTAGGTGGATCTTACATCTACGACCGTCGCGTTACCCAGCTTTTCCCAGGGGTAGCTGTGAACTGTGTGTGACAGATCGAAGCCTTCGCTGGAGCTGTGGGCTCGCATGGCGAGTTCGTATCTCTTGGCGCGCGTGGGATCAGCTTGGAGATGGGCGAAGAAGGTATTTCGGTGGTCGTATGCGATATTGACGCCCTAGACGAATAAAGCAGAATTGCATTGTTAGTGTCTCAAAGTATATGCATGGGCAATTATACCATGGGGATATGGGACATACAGTTTCTGTGAGGTCTTGCGAACCTGGCCACTTCTGCATAGCACTCACGGTGGCGCCAACAGGGAGGAATAAGTCAACGGTATAGAGTCCCACCCAGTTGGCTAGGTTTTCGTCCTCCAGCATGAGCAGCGATGAGCGATTGTGGGCGACTTGACCTAGTTTTGGTTCGCAGAAGAggttgctggccatggcaagacGCAGAAGCCTGCGAAGGTCGAATGCAGGAACAGTATACCCCGAGACTCGCTGGATCTCCTTGGCAAGGTCATCATATGAGATGGTGCCAACTTGAGGGACTGCTTCTGCAATCTTGAAAGAATAAATGGCGTGCAATGGGATGCAATTGACAATCTAGCATTCGTTAATTCTCAGCACTGTGGTCGACAGCATGTTATGTTTTGATGGTGCACTTACATCCATGGCCATCTGCTTCAGAGCCTCTCGAGGACCCAAGACCAAGTCTCGAAGCTCCTTGGTCAACGAGAGTATCTTCTGTCTGGCTTTCAGAGTCTCGGCATCTGACTCTTTGAGTGGGAAATCAGCCAGTCCATCGGCCTGGTACGAGGGAGCACCGAGTCCTTGGGTATGCAGCTTTTGTGTAAGGATCTGAGTATTCTCCTCAATACTTCTAGAGATTGCAGTCAGCTTGTCGACTGAAGCCTTGGCCCCAGTTCTGCCGATTGAGTTCCCCATGCTTCCCATTATGACAGTGGCAAGTTGAACTAGATGTAAGACAAATGTGTGTAACAAAGGCACTGAGTGTAGGATAGTaagggtggtggtgattaGATATCAGGGGCAACGAAGCAAATGTACTCTGGTTAAGCCGATGGAATATTGCGTCTAGGAAGGTTTAACAAAGAAGGAGTGTCGATTTGGGTCAAACTTGTGCGACTAACTGAGCCGGGAAGTCTCTTATATCCTTTCCCGGCCATTACCATTCACAGGGTTGGTTCCTCATACCATGCACTGTTCAACCCACCGGTCCACACGATGCCCCTctgagtgtgagtgtgaaTGTctgtgtgcgtgtgtgtgtgtgtgcggCTGTCTGAATAAGAGTCAAGTTAATCCGCGAGATTCCCAGTCTGTCGGATTCATGGTTGCAGCTCGTTGGGTGACGCAACGTCTCTCTGTGAAAGGGCCACGATTGTTTAATTCAAGCTACATTCTTTATTGGCAACCGCATCGCGGCACGGTGGCGTTTTCCCCGAGAAACATCCACAACACCGGAAAGTCACCCCGGCCCGTCAGTCAGAGCTCACCAGCAGATCTGGCTGCAGTGATTGCAGGAATGGAGAACTGTAGCACGGTCCGTCTTGTGTCATGTGGACCATTTCTGCTCTGCCACGGGGAGTTCAGTGCTTAGAGTGAGGCAAAGGTCTCTAACATGTTTGCTCAGTCTAGTAATCATCGTGCGTTGGGTTTTGCTGCCCGTTTTGACGATCTTCTTGTTGTGTTGGGCGTTCAGTATTGCTTGGTCGGTGTTTAATATCGCATCTTCTCTAACTCTTTCCAGTATAATGGACAGGACGGATGCCCACGGTTCCGGAGGCAGGCTATCATGGGTTCATTTGCGGGATAATGCCGCTCAGATAGCTCCGCAAGTGCAACTTGCCGAGGATCTCAAAGGAAAAGGAGGGAGACCTGCAAGCGGTTAACCAGCAGCGGTGACCAATGACACCACGTATTCTCTGTAAGGGATGCGGCTGTGAGTGATGGGAATATCCAAGCATTTGGTAACAAACAAAACCACTTTCTGTGCCAAGAATGCAATCACCATTGGTGGATGAGAGTGGTGATCTTGTGGGGTAACATGACATCTCAGGTGTAACAAGAGGTTACAAGCAGGGGACGTTTGATCCAGCAGAGTCAGAACTTTCTCATCGAGCTATGAACAATTCGGTGGCTCGTCGAATGCTATGACTCTATGGAAAGACTGGGATGTGGAAGTGATCGGGCCAACTAAATGGTAGCAGACTTATAGAATGGTTGTGGGCAAACAAAGAACTTTGTGCTTGACGCCTGGTGTTCGCTTGCTGTCGTGATCCGCGACGCCGGTCGTATGGTAGTCTGTGCTGAACCTTGAAAAATGCTCTCGAATTTGTCAGCCTTATGAGATCATATCTTTACTTTGATGCGCAGTGCTCATATTGGGAGCGGGATATTGACGCACCAAGTTGTAGGTGGTTGGTGCTGTAGTGTTGGGCCAACTGAATGAAACCCCAAGAGCCTCCAAAATCCGCCAATAACACGCCATAATCTGGTCTTAGATTCGTTTAAAACATCGAGAGTAGAATCTTCATCGAGTTCTCCCATTAGCCGACTCAAGCGATATGCAGGCGCACCCTGCACACCCATTATTGACATGCTAACTGAACAATATCGCACGATCCCTTGGTCATTTCGATATACCACCAACATACAGGTTTACGAGTGAGATCTTTTCATTTCATACCGATTTCGTGCAGTGACGCAAATTTGCCCAAAACAATTTTTAGGTTGACTTGGCAAGTTTGGGTATGAGCAGAGCCATGATCGTTGCTTCGGAGTTGTGGGTCGTTGGTGAGAAGTCAAATGAGTAGTCGTTCTATAACTGTTCGGTGCCAGGTTACGGCCGTACTAGAAATATAGCGACAGGACCAGTGTACAGTATTTTTGGTCACTATTTTAGCATTATTCGAAGATTCTCGGGAAAGTTTGGTCATCCTTACTAGGATGTTGACATTTGCTTGATGACTGTGGAGTACTGATGGGGAAGACCCTCACTTTCAACTCGACACAACTCTTTGAGTATGAGAATCTTACAAAATAATACACGCCAGTATATGAGTGCATCACTTTTTCGATATAATTTCACTCCTCACAAGGACACCGATGCGATAGTGACAATAAACCCCTTGAACAGCAGGGTAGTAGGCATGTCTAGGGTATGCCAAGATTAGTATTTTTGGTGTGACATGTTTGGGTGCGCGCATGGCCAGGAGGCGAACCGGAAGAAGGACAGGACGGAGTAATAAACTTGGCCAgaacacaccagaccatgtCATGCCCAGGTGATGCCCAGCATCGTCTAGATCAATGAACAGTTCTGAGCTGTGACATGGTCGGGCAACATGCCCATCAGGCACGGATCAGGTCCCACCagcttgctgaagctgattCACGTCCGGAAATCAAAGCCCATTTTTGGTCGGAAGATATCTGGTAACGCTTGTGCAATCCGAGTCTCTTGAAACACAGGTGAACAATGAGGACTTCAACACAAAACATATCCAATTTCGCATTAAACTTCGGGCCTAGCCGTTTCACACCCACTTGACACGGATTTTCCGCCCGTAAGCGCCAGTTGAAGGTCAAGGCGGGTCTGCGGCTGAATCTCACGAACCAGGGAGGCGAGGTGAGGCGAGTTGACGTTAGGTGAGGTGAGGCTGTCAGGGGTCATCAATGGTTGGTGAGAGGCTGAACAAAATCTCAGATTGCATTCTTGCCTAGCATCACCCCAGACTTCGCTTCTGGGGAATAATAAACTTGATCTCTGCCAAGCCTGTTCGCTGCATCTTCGATTCGGTCGGTAAGACAATGCATCCATGGTTACACTGACTTGACCTTGGAAAATCCACTCCCGAGAGAGCAGTATATATTTGGCACGGGCGTCAATCCACGCACAGCTGCACTTCTCGACTAGGCTTTTGCTGTCACAGTACTCATCTACCTAGATATCACGAGGTTGAACGACGGAGAATTCTACCGTTATTCCAACGGCATCAATAGCTGGCGACCACAGCTAATGGGGGCTGGCCAACGGCCAAAAGCCGCCGCACCGCCTTCACTTGGCACCAAGCAAGCCGGGTTTTgcaaacatggctgacaaTGAGTTGATTGTCGCCGCGGCAGCCCTACTGGTGTCAGTAGTAGCCCTCACGGCCACCTTTATGCAGGTTCTTCAGCAGTACTATGCCTCGGCACGAGGATACTCACAATGCAATGAGAAAGTCATGGGGGAATGGGCCAAGTCGAAATCAAGAAAGTTCTCCTGGGAGGAGCTTCGGTACGAAGTTCAATTCGATGCGCCCGTCATATTTGTTGCACCTCCAACCAACGACAGAGGGCCTGTCCCGGACGCCGACATTTTCTACTTGAAAGGGACAAAGAAGAGCTTGGAAGAGACAGGTACCACTTCGGAGGTTGATCTGCGCAAGGCGTATGCAATGAGGTCACTCAAGGAGCGGATTCACACCGCAGATAATGAGCGTGCTTCATGGCTGGTGTTACTTCTGGCCGTGCAAAAGATGGAGGGCATGTCTCGAGACTGGCAGGAGAAGCAGTATCGAGATCTCGGTCCACCAAGTAGGACGACGTTTGAAGGCTACTCTTTGCCATCTGAACCCCCTACTTTGGACCAAGCCCACACCTTTACCGTCGCGCTGCAGCGAAAACGCAAAAGCTGGGATACAATGCCCACCTCTGTCACGAAACCGTATGGCACGACGACAATGTGTCACatggttgagatgatggcTGGCCTGGGCGTATACTGGAAGGAATTCGATCGAAAGCGAGACAGATACCGCGCCGAAGGCAATGGttttgtcgtccttggcgAACGAATGAGCGAGCTCGgtctcatcttctccttccagGTGTACGGCAAATGTCTTTTCGAATGGAATCGCGTCATCCCAGTCGACGATGTGAAAGAACTCTGTTTCGGATACGTCCCTACCATCTACCGAACAATGCTAGACCATAGTCGCTTGGAGTCTCCAAATAATGAATTGCATACCTTGGGGACGTTGCAGATGTCGAGTAGGAAGGAAATGGGACGGACTCTGGGGCTTCTCGGATGCAGCAACAAGGCCGTAACGTTTTACACCAATGAAGAAAACAGGACTTACCATTTGTTTCCAGGTAAGAACCCTTTTTTCCCTGCGACATTAACATCCACACAATATCGTAATGCTGATGATAACAGTGTCGTTTGAGATCCTGGGTATGCTGAGCCGCAATTTCCACATCCCGCATAGTAGCTTCACGTACATACCAAACCCAACATCAGATCGCTGGGATAAGCGATCATTTTCCCTGGTCAAACTAATGGAATCCTTTCGAGTTCTGTCCGAGTATGAGCCACCCAATACAAACCGAAACTGGACAATCTACTCCAGAATCACGCATCACATTGCGCAAATCCTGCATTTCCAGGATGATGGAAAGACTCCGAATCGCCTACTACTCCACGAGGCACTTGAAGCTGCTCTGGGGGACTGTGAAGAGATCCTTACTGCAAAGAGTAAAAGTAAAGAAAAAAGTGGTGTACCGCTGGGATCACGCCAGCCTCTCATCGACACCCAGAcgcaaaacaaacaaaacagacGACGCGAGATCGTTCTAGACGTGTTGCGATCTCATATCCAAGAGGTGCTACAGCTGCTTAACAGGCCCGACGAGCGCCCCTCGGATACATTGTCGTTATTGGCCCCGGCCATGGGGCCTGTCTCTCCCCGAGCGTCGAGATATCGTGAGCGAACTTCTCCTCGCTTTGAAGACGTGGATGCTTGTGGACCGGACGAAAAACAGCACAGATTAATGGAGGTGTATTGCGAGGTGATTCGGACACACGTCGTTGCAAATGCAACTCATAGTACGGAGCGGAGAGCGAGCGACGCAGGCCCTGAAACCTTCGCATTTCGTCGGCGAGGCAGCGTTGCAACCCATTCCAGCGTCGCAGTTGAGTCTGATATCGGAGCGGATGAACCGGCTACTACAATCCGTGCCAGCGGCATTGATTCTGGCCGACTTTCGATATCTAACCAGCCGGTGAACGGCGGGGTAGCACATACGACGGTATCGAATTCGAAGAGCCATGGCAGGGACGTCGACAATAGCACTCCATTGTC
This window contains:
- a CDS encoding beta-Ala-His dipeptidase (similar to Pyrenophora tritici-repentis Pt-1C-BFP XP_001936833.1) → MTPVVTLTTAIPESSWVPTGGCRGCDRIRTQEARGREQRMGVVVGLKNTVSENSTALSLPPIAMATLGTQESLSSSVSNALETPEATKTTPQLVHSLKHSSTVLALAVSPKHDSIYAGTQDGEIVVWSLDTFHQLRQVQAHKRSILSLFLSPDSSLLFSSAGDAVVNVWCPRSLRRLYEIYGVHDVGDIFCTAYSVQHDTLYIGAQNTTIQWVKLGDPSSKVSPDSQSHPDRRSHRFFDSKAVGGGATPRRNEERWALIPRAQSVLEIDSGSIRHFAHNGYVYCMLMAKGPTVEVDADDDVLISGGGDGTIKLWNLTGSRTNGRDHMGDNPPGGIEEIMTLGADDAESVLSLALDGSFLYAGKLDGIVELWDLDTTQRLRVIKAHGGDVMSLQMGWGCLWAGSTNGWASKYSTAHYCAHRHVSSGDVSQKYQCLGRWKAHQGKILASAVTTHKTEKYYITGANDEDISIWSVKDLTALKPTTSEKSNDLLLSTLSDFVSYKTVSSRPEYAEDCRRGATFLGSLFKRLGGHVEMLSTEKAHNPVVYARFSGKKEASEQRKRILFYGHYDVVAADGKKGKWATDPFTATGANGFLYGRGVSDNKGPIIAALYAVTDLMQAQKLENDVIFLIEGEEEFGSRGFEEAVKRNKELIGNVDYILLANSYWLNDEVPCLTYGLRGVLHATICVDSPRPDIHSGVDGSHLSDEPLTDLTCVLSKLKGPGNRIQIPGFYDGIPPITPEEEARYDDIASIMVHQQSQAVSEEKLKQSLMARWREPNLTIHRYKVSGPDGSLVSSHASSHISLRLVPGQEVEDVSKAMSWFLRREFDLLESQNRLSINIDNKAEPWLGDPTNQIFRTLGQAIIEAWPDRFDLSGAPNGKVQASSVGKSSKPRKPLYIREGGSIPAIRFLEKEFGAPAAHLPCGRASDSAHLDNERMSLINLLKAREIFGKVFARL
- a CDS encoding aminodeoxychorismate lyase (similar to Colletotrichum fioriniae PJ7 XP_007594521.1), which encodes MLGHTTTDIDDITSSPNFEITSTLTYSHGLPPNPVHTSSPQQCYLLDYAVDRLLLAAKELKWSRVVSSLTQPNVSDILLREIENHIHWEHADASDPEYLFIVRIAFKKNGQVTLMSGQRPHVTAIPLYPTQFPAPNKKSSKQIPIIPVYVDDRFMVPSQITRHKTNYRAPYSEARARVGLHPTTPFIQGEVLLVNTEGEVMDGGFTTIYFWRQDEGGNWGWRTPRQESGTKLGVTRRWALENAGVTEMAIMAKDVMDGEKVWLSSAGGGFVRGRITFERHLADSSASDGGL
- a CDS encoding thioesterase family protein (similar to Metarhizium acridum CQMa 102 XP_007814876.1), with protein sequence MSKNAAWGPDQAQDEDEFIPASVEKNTQVTRLSDHIFSADLSPDLCVGSVPNGGYVASVILRVAQEYLTPQNQPDTLKVHIQYLNRTEAGPAYLLVEEAKMGRNSSVLHISLHQQGLLEAHPWLDPASKSKGEVVSYVTNTNLDNEQGLTLNTGWILPYEPAPADLAVIQQGKDTKWKRLHIPLMSRVSSVNTLEYYFQRSGHAAPSTQDYWLRFANGEPFTNISLGFVADAAAALIPEAYRQRDGSKPLKEGEIAFDQAYWYPTVTMAIEVKKKLAAEGEEWLRMRAASKAISNGRSDMEIVLFDARGDLVALSHHVCMAVDFSRNIKERRRPQEKI
- a CDS encoding O-methyltransferase (similar to Metarhizium acridum CQMa 102 XP_007814877.1); translation: MGSMGNSIGRTGAKASVDKLTAISRSIEENTQILTQKLHTQGLGAPSYQADGLADFPLKESDAETLKARQKILSLTKELRDLVLGPREALKQMAMDIVNCIPLHAIYSFKIAEAVPQVGTISYDDLAKEIQRVSGYTVPAFDLRRLLRLAMASNLFCEPKLGQVAHNRSSLLMLEDENLANWVGLYTVDLFLPVGATVSAMQKWPGSQDLTETGVNIAYDHRNTFFAHLQADPTRAKRYELAMRAHSSSEGFDLSHTVHSYPWEKLGNATVVDMGGNEGYVSMAIAEAFPNLTFEVQDLAGMRAKSNTSKVPSHLADRVALTTHDFFNEQPTVAEAYFLRHIFHAFPDKDVVRVLRALVPAMRNGSRVIMNDAVLPAPGAAPPMEEKTFRLLDVLMKTVCNGREREVNDWKALFEEADTRFVWQGAWKSSGKLWFVEAVWQEKQ